The genomic DNA atAAAATTTGATATTACATAAATTAATAACCTCTTTTTCATGCATATGCATTCAATCGAATGCACTGTTGACTCAGTTGTGTGAGTGCTAAGGTAAAGAAGGTCATGTATTGTACTTACATGGCAATAGGAAGGTAAATATTACTGATGGTGGACGGAAACAATCTCCACTGCTAAGGCcgtaaaaacaaattaaaatgacaactCCCCTTAACAATGCACACATTGATAGCAGCATTCTAAGAGCTATTGATTGGAAATcaatatatatactatacaaCAGCTTTACTGTGTTCACCATTTCGTCATGGATGGTTTAAACCAATACACATGACATAGTGTCTTCGAATATTGTCCCAGCAACTAAATCTCTGTGCTGTAAAACTGAATACGTTAAGGATGTGGTCATGTCTTTGTTCTTTATCTAAAATCTGTCGAGTGTgcactgtttttgtaccagagAACTGTGCCacatgggatttttttttcttagcagTATGTACCTATTTCCCCTGAGAGCAGTCTGCCTAATATTCAGCTGTTTACCAGAAGCTTTTTTTGCTCTAGTCGATCAACAGTATCTGTCTTTTCtttagatttaaatatgtaGCATGTTTTCTGCCTGGCACACATCAGGCTTTAGTATTTTGACATACTTATTTCAGTAACTTGTTGAAATTATTCTGGATATTTTATTTGGAGGCATTGTGCATCGGTTTGTTGATTCTAAAGCACTGGATCTCAAACTATGGTACGTGTGCCACTGGTGGTACGCTACCTCCCTATAGTGGAACTTACAGGAATCCctgaaatacttaaaaaaaatgaaatgacttcattaaaaacatattatactattaaaaatatgacatattAACTAGTGGATCCAGgtacagcagaaaaaaaacacgctgACAGAGAAAATCATCTCGGTGGAGAAGTGCGAGGCTTGTAAggcagtgacatttaaaatgagccTTAATGCAACAATGAATGTAATTTAACATACAGCATGTTTTCAAAATCTTGTTTAGCATACATCTATATTTACAAGCTAAGATGTGATGGCAACAGAGCTAAGATAAATAATTGaggctccaaacaggaaatataagGAAGAGAACTGCAGATCAGGAGAACTGATCAGCTGCTGCATTTTCACATGGGTCATGTAGGAGGTACCTGGACAGCCTGATATTTCCTGAGGTGGTGAGTTTGAGAAACACATGGTAATATTATTCTGTATGCATGCTAAACTGTTGGATCTTTCACTTATTTTCTACACAAGCTTGTCAGTATAATTCTGACATCTTCACATCTGAATCAGGGTCAGCTTAATGATCCTTTACCGTCACATCACACTGACTTTGCACTAACTGATGCTGTATTTCCCATCAGCTGGTatatcatcgtcatcatcatgtAGAAATTGCAACCTGACACACGTAAGagcacacagatacaaacactcTTATCTTTCTCACATTGCCGATGTATTGAGCATGTAGAGCCTAGACCATGTGTTAGGTAGCAGCTGTTCAGCAGTGTTGTGTCAGCCGACAGTGGTTATGGAAGCCTCCAAGATGAAGGAATTCGATGTGGAGCCTTCTGTATTGAGACATACCTGCACTCAGGCCAGTAACATTTAGATTAGGTGTACAGTGAATGTGACATTCAGAATACGCTGCTGCATTTTGCTTCTGCCTGGTGGATTCATGAGGGTGTGCCCTGATGGCCACCATTATGTGGTTTGGGAGAAGACTGACTCACCATCCATGGTATTCTATGAGTTACATGTTCTCATCAATAATAAGTACAACTATTTGATGTGGCTCAGTGGTTGGCACTGAACAAGATTAGGCGATAGACTggcagggtgtaccccgcctctcactgAGCGCATGCTGGGATAAGATCCCAACCACTCATCCTGAATATGTTAAGTGATTTAGAAAGTGCATGGGCAATTGTTGTATATAGCATCGGTATTGTAGTACAGAATAACGCTatcacatcacagacacaccGACTGAATGCTCtaaagccacgcccactcataggagcagtcaagcagcaattttgaagcgactgaaacgtgttacatgagttcagaaaatgtctTACTTgactctgagcgagatgaattaatcactatctctctgctaggggtgcaggtttatgctcagggtggcatcagtgtgtcatcgagccacgCTTtaggactgaaaactgttttaatctctaatgatcaaagtcttttcacatgttttcagcaactattttccaacatatttaatgtatttacacagattttaagCTCATCTGTCAATAATCAAATGCTACCACAAGCCAACCATGAAAATGCCTGGATTTGAAGAAATCTCATTCATCCCTGTAGGCTCTGCAGCAGGGTTGCTGCTCTAATTTCAGgatgtctttctctctgataCTTCCGATCCATTGCtttcgtcttcctcctcctagCATAGAataataaaagttgttttttccaGCACCTGTGAACTCCCATTGCTACACAGTGCCTTCACAATCTGCTAATTCTCACAGGTACAGCCTCACACATTATTCTGTGAACCCAATTAACACCATACAGCATTTTTCTCctcagactttatttttaacCTATAAAACTAATTGATTTCATGTTCCAACCTGGCACAGTGTACACCCTGTTTTATCCGGGTAACCCATGAATTATCAGGCCAGATCAGCTACAGGAATGACAAAAGTTTCCTCTGTGTTATTTCTTGTGGAGACTGTATAAAGAGGCGAACATGGATACTGGAACCTCTAGAAAGAAAAGGGTGATCATGCCTGTGAAGGAACAGAAGACAGATGATTTCTCAGAGTTGGTCTAGACTGAAAAAGTAGAATATCTATTGTTGACCTTTCATTATCGAAAACGGCTGTTATACAAGCAATAACCCACCCAACTATTCTAAAACACTCAGATAAGGAGATGGATATGCTATGGATAGCAAATTGTTCAAATTCCACAACCATGAAGAGGAGATAAGAAACACCGGACACTCTTTTCATTCAGACAGGTTTAAAATAGCTTTCCTACCACATTAAGGCAGAGTGAATGCATTTCAACCACTACCAGGAAATCAGTCCACTCATGACCACCGTCAAAGGACTTTGCTTGTGCACCATAAAATTTGGTTAAGGCTTTCCACAGCGTCTAAATGAAATGTAGAGGAATTACAATATGTAGGCATATTATTTAGGATAAACAGGGTTCTTCGAGTATTCCTAAATGCCTGGTGGGGATATTGGGACAACTAACTATTGCAGTTATGTCTTAAACATTTAGCTGATAGGCATATTTGTATGATAAATCCAATCAACAGTTAGTCTAAGAGGATACCATagtttttctgcctttctgtggCAACCCTCCAAACGGTAAAGGTCATTCATACAACCTCTGAGCCCTACATTTAGGTAGACTTTTTATTTTCGCATAAAATTAAAGTTTCACATACTTGTATCCTTTAACTGTAGACTTGTATGTCCACTAAATAGTTCACTCAGTAGAATGAACTTTAACACCCACCACGTGTTTGCTTAGGCCCGTTTGTTTTCCCACTTGAAACGATAAGCTGTTGAGCTTTTGTTCCCAGCGAAATAAAcatatgtaatttaaaaaagaaaaggcaacacATGATTCACTTGATCTACTGAAATAAATGCTGGGAAAACAATTATACTTTTAATTGCTGCAGCTTAAATTCAAGCTCTTTGTTCACAGTTTGCGAAATAAATAGCTTTTATCTTCAAAAAATATGCTGTTGCAAATTATATGTgcatgacagaaacaaacaaaacaaaaaagtaaccACAGCATGGTTGTTGTATCTAAGAAGGGGATGtacagagaggaaatgacacagcagaacaaacttGTGTTCTCTTTGCTTCTCGGAACAGTTATACCATTTTATACAAATATGATTTGCTTCGTAGTATTTACACCTTGCCGTAATTTCCCTTTATTCACTATATGAATatagtaaagtgtgtgtgtggactagAATctagatacatagatacatagacCATTGCAGATTATTAGTCATGCATTATCTATGTCACGTAAGAGATATATTCTCACCACTCCTGTGAGAAATAAGTGTTGCATTTCTCATCACAAATGGTGTAAAAACTTTGTGCTAACTGGTTTCTCTTCAAATTACTGTGTTAGTGTCAGTGGCTACTGCATaaatgtgtacatatgtgtacaTTTACTGTGAGTAAAAACGTGGCccctttaaaatgaatttttctTACCGTCTGGTTGTCCTCGTAGAGTTTGAGGTCATAGCCACTTAGCTCGACACAGAAAATGATTGCAGTCACGCCCTCGAAGCAGTGGAtccacttctttctctctgaacgCTGTCCACCCACATCTACCATCTTGAAGGTGAGCTCCTTGAAGGTGAACTTGTTCTCCACAATGCCAGTGGTCATGTCGCGGGATCGCAGGATGTCCTCTACAGTCGGGATATACTCGGCTGAAGAGATGCGATCCAGGTCATTCAGGTAGTAGGCAGTGTTGTCCTCTAAGTGGTACTCATTGGATCGTTGAAAGCACTCCTGGACCCCTGAGTCAGCCCATAGACGTTTCATGACCCCCAGCAGCTCTGGAGTGATCTCCCCCTTGCTCTCAGCCGGCCCTGTGAGGGCAAAAAGCTGCACAGCGTCGTAGGCGCGATCAGCATTGTGAAAGTCGATCTTGAGGGTGGTGAGGGCACGGATGATGCGGGTGAGCGAGTCGATGGCATTGTACAGGATGAGAGGCTTGTACTCCTTGCAGGCCTCCAGATTGAAGCCTCCACTGTGGATGATCTTCATCTGTTTGACTATGGTGCTCTTGCCCGAGTTGCTGGTGCCAAGCAACAGTAGCTTAATCTCACGCCGCTGCCGCTGACTCTCTGACCGCAAATGGCGGTCGATTCGCCGCGAGCGCCGTGCCGCTTCCTTCTCCTCCGAGCTCTGACGGCATCCCATGGTCCTCCACCACGTGGTAAGCACAAAGGAACTCGTGCTGCTGCTTGGTGGTAAAGCAATTTATAACGAAGTGGTGACCGAAAAGGACTTGGTGGAGGCGCTGGACAGGGTTTTTGCTAAAAGCAGAAATTTGCTGGGGAAGAGGCAGTCAACTTTTACAACAATTTAACAGTAGACAGGAGAGTCACCACACAGAGGAGTGACTCAGGAGTATTTCATTCTTTTTGTTCAGGTGCAGTCTCTGAGTCCTGTGTGGGCAGAACCCAGACTTGTGGGATGCCCACACAGCGCCTGGCACTGAGGTTGGACTGCCTGCTGAAGCCAAGGGAGCTGGGGTTCATAGCAGGGGCTCCCCCTGAGGAAAAGCTCTGGAGGAAGGCTGGGGAACGTTCAGTGTATGTCAGTAGAGAAAGTGTTTGGGCTTGGTCCGTGCGAATAGCAAAACACCCTCACTCTCCTCCCACATGGCTCTTGTGGTGCGTTGCACTTGTTTTTGCTCTTGCAACCAACCACCTCAGTTCGATATTTGGCACGTTTTGCTTGATCTTCTTGATCTTCTTGATAAAATcgtttctgcttcttctgtgtTGCGATATCTCCCCATCAACTGAATGCCTCCGAGTCTGCCAACACACAAGACAGAGAAGACACGTGAATATGCATCTTTAAGACCAATGagaaaacattcaacattttggaaactGAGCTGGAGCCAGGCGGTAGTTAGCCTAGTGAAGCACAGAAGCAGGGggtaacaaaaaaatacatccaTGTCATGtctgaagctcactaattaacacgtatcttgtttgtttaatccctACTCAAACAGATATGTGAAAATTACATTGGTGGTTGCCTGGTATGGCGCCATTGTTCCTGCATAAAGACCAAAGCCTGTGCTAACCGACTCTAGCAACTGAATAGATAAAccacaaatgatttttttgcaCTTGAACAGgtcaaataaacatgaaacaatgtGCCGATTTGAGTTTAAATGAGCAggattttttaaagtttggagAGATTACCCTGATTCCAGTCTAAAATAGGCTAATTGGCTGTAACTACACAGTTTCAGTcttggaaagaaacaaagacagtatGTGTATTTTCAAGCTGCTGAActatcactttaaaaaaatatcaaattgaATACTCTACCTTTAATCAGCAAATGGAAATATACtgattacaataaaaacatattcagacACATACTAACCTGCACACTTCCCATTCAACCATTGCCATGCTACCCTTATTCTGTGTATACTGCCTCTTCAGATTTCTGCTCCTAACAGTCACACACCCCAGCTCTCTCCGTCTGCAGTCCTGTGTTACCATAGACTCCGAGCCAAAGTGGATCACAGCCGACCACGCCTACCCATTTAACACCACCGCACGCACACATAGACTCATTATATGCACAATCAAGGTCAAACACACGCATTGAAacaggcagagaaaaacaaactcgCAGCATTTGAAAGGAAGCCAATGCAGGATTAAACGCGACACATGCGTTTCCTTGTAACCAATAGCATCTTCTGCTattcacagcacagcacagcacctCTGACTGTCCTCGTTTTGATCTGCCACACTTTCCGAGCCTCTCAGCAAAAAGGCATCAGGTGAAATGCTTATTTACTATcgcagtggaaaaaaacaggcTCAAGCCAGCAGGTGCCTCTCATGCTTTCATACCGCTGTAAGGCCTCTTCTCCTTTTGCCCAGACATATGTGTTTTTATCCAGAAGAGTCTCCACTGTGAtcagaagaagaataaaaatatttctgggAATATTTGAGTTCTTTCTGCGCCTGCTTTGATAGCTAATCGGGAGGCGGCGCCtttactttaataaaacaaacactgaattctAATAACTTTGGGGGAATATTGTCTTTTAGTATGTGATAAAATTTAAAGCAAAAACTAATTTGGAGCAGCGAACGCCTGTGGGATTCTGTGATAAATAGATGCACATTGAAACAGGCTGCATGCTATTGGCTGAGTAACAAATGTGAAATCATACTGTGGCCTAGTTTTGTTTGGCGAAACTATACTCTGCagacctgtcacacacacacgcagagagagagagagaagagagagcaatTCTCAGAGCTCGGCAAGTGAGGTCCACTCTTCAAATGACTGAGAGgacaaacagagcagaacaaagCCATAACAaagcatcacaacacaaacagagtgGAGAGCATTGTTTCCTGGCTCCAGGCACCTGACTACCCTCTCAAAATGGCATACCCAGCCAAACCGGTTAATGCACATCACTGATTTTGAGAGCCTATGAAACACATTAAAGCTGCGCGGAAAGTCTTTTCAATTTGCCGTTTCAGAAATATGCAGCACTTGCATTTCACACTTTTTGAAGTCATACCACTTTAGATAATTGCTATGGAAGCAAAGTGTCGGCAGTGCAAAatctgtgtatatttatattacattaaatccatataaataataatattcccCATGCCATTACACTGCATAGAGTAAAACGTTGGTCTCCTGCTTACCTTCACCCTAATAACTAGAGCACAACACAGCGGGATGAAATGCCTGAAACTTAGAAGAatttcaacaaaaaataaacagaaattaaTTAAGGAAGCGCCCATGGGGTAAAAATATGCTCACTCTTTGTAACAAATTACATTGCCTAATTTAAAGTTGAAATAGCTCGCCATGCAAGCAACAGCAAATAACTGACTAAAGGCCAGCAAAACACCCAAATCTCTACTTCACTCAGTAAAGATACATTTCCAGGCTTACCTCCTCCGATAACTCATATCTATCCTCATAAATGTCAAGCCATCTtaccaaaaaaacattaaaaaaagactgagGACACCTGTGCTATCGCACAGTTGGCCCTGGTATGAGGAGGAGGCGTGTCACTTTAAGAGTAAGTGAGTGGGGGTAGAGCAATGGGGGCCACAGAGAGAGGCCAGCATCTCCATGTATCATGCAGGCTGTGGTAATGTGATAGCCAAGATGAGACCGAATCTCCTGCCTTTAACTTTCacagctcctgctgctgctgctgctgcacacggCCCCCATCTCTCAGCTCTCCCTTTCTCACTCTCCCATGTGCTTAACTCCTGTTATTAATTTACCATGCCGCAAATAATTACAATCACACCCTTTATTAGAGATGGGTACATGTAGTCACAGTGTCTTTCTGTTGTGTAAGGGCCTCTAATTTCCTGCTGCGGTTGTTGTGTCAGTTGATTTTAATCCATCAGAGGCTCGGACgctaaatatatataatgataaATGCATTAAACAGTATAGTTTGGACAGTCTAAATAGACTCGCAAAGATCATTGTGTTTAAATAGTGTGGATATTTTCTAGATTTGTTGCCACTTTACACCTGGAAAGATAAGATAACTTGTTAAAGTGTCCAGGTAGTCATAAAGATTTTGTTTAAAGAACCACATAACTTTTAATAATAGATCAGCCGCAGGCATAGTGAGAACACCATCAGGTAAATGGCGACAATAAAAATTGGCGTTCCAGGTCAGTTCAGCCAttcttaaacaaacacagagcattCATTTGTATCTCATAGCAGCTATTTTAAAGAGTTACACAAGCGTGTTAAATCCATTATGTGTTAGTGTGGAATGAATCTTGCCGCGCTACTGAAGACACGTCATTTAAATCAAATGCAATTAAACCACATATAAATGCAGGTCGGTATAACGTGTCACGGTGACCCTGACAAATGTACGAGCGTCACAGGTGTGTCAGAGATGCAGAAAGAACAAATGCAggaaatgtattatatttatgaaTGGAAAGCAAATGTTTctgctgaaagagaaaagtaaaaaggcACAGGTGCGCTTTTAGTAATCTCGTAATGGTTTATGAATGAGGCGTGCAGGTGTGTGTTAGTGCTGTGGTCAGCAGGCTTGTGTTCGAATGAGGTGTTCCAGTGAAAATAAACCTGCTGTGGACAGGAAGCAGGAACGACACTCACACTTCACAACCTGTCAGTCATAAATAACAGTTGTTTTGAACAGCAGTTTCCCATTTATGACTTAACCACTTAACCAGGATCCAtctacaacaaaacataaaaaatagtCCATTCTTCACAGCTAAGCAGGCCAAGGATTTTTTAACAAGCAACCTGGGAACTGACACCTGTGTTGGGAAAAGTGACATTCAGTATTCTCATTAGGATTATACAGAGaggcatacagtatgtatggcCAATTTAACCCTGACTATTCAGAGCAGTATGGTGTGAAAGGAAATGTGACCTTTTCATGAGATGTACGGTAATTCATATCCATATGCCCCATAGGTTAGCAGGCCTACTGAACTTTGGGTGTCACCGTCGTTCATTTGTAGTAAACATGTAACGAATGATGAATGCTGGCATTACATAAAGAGTTAGTTAAAGAGTTAGAGTGCCTCGAGCAAACTAACATACAGTACAcgcacagagaaaaacaaaacagctcacATGCCTTACGATCAGCTGCACAGTGCTCATGCTTTCTCATCCAAAGGCAGCTGCTTTAGTCGCTGCTTCTAGCTTTCCCCTGGCTGCATGACAAAAAGAGGTTACAGAAAGACTTCTGTCTGGTCAGTGTCTACATACAGCGGTAGAGTCTTACTGGAATCTAGCAGAGCGATTTTGACAATAATATCCAAAACACCGGCAGTGAAACAGTAGCTAATCCCCAGATCTGTGCTAAGTCTGTGCTATTGTGTCAAGATTAAGCAGTTAAAGTGAAACTGTGATCAAACCTTTAGGCCGTGTCGGATATTTATGAGCTCTGCGGCAACTGTCAAAACCAACTATGTGCGATTTTTCACTTCTGGACTCTTTGTTTTCAAAATTCAGAAAAATCAGCAGCAGCCCAAAAAAACAGCCCATGCCGAGCCAAGCAGGCCTCTAAGCGAGACAAGAGGCTCTGCTGGAGAGACGTTATTAATTTATGTGATGCCACAGAGGCAGTGAATAAGAAATGCATTAGTGGGAAACTGCGAGGCGATCGATAGGCATGCTTTCTTCAACTACTGTTGTCTTCAACAGTTTACACAGTCACCACAAGGTTGGAAGACTACAAGGAGGAATTTGACCAGACGTTGATGGAGTTGGTTTgagttaaaatgacaaaattggAACAAATGGAAAGCTTTAATTTCCAAACAAAGGCATATGTCATGGAAAATCTGCTGAACGGATGTTGAGGCCGACTAATCCTCTTTGAGATAGACATGATTGTTAGCATTCTTTCCACACAGGGCACGCGCTGATTCGAAGCACGCCAGGGAAGAACATCATTCACGACTAAATggaatgaaatgataaaaatgcaccaatgtgaagatttgcacacacaaatcAGGCTGCTGACCCTGTGTTGAGGTGGAGGTCGGGTTGATATTCACCGGTTTGTGTGGATCGTCGGGAGCTGTGTTGATGAGCTCTGCACACCTGCTGAAGGTTTAGTGAAATGTCCATGGACGTTAGAATTTCTTTCATAGGGATGAGAAATTTAAACTCTGGTCGCGACACTGTTGACAGTTGAAACACACACTATCAGAAAATCAACTGCAACtgtaaaaacagtaaacaaaagaacaacagtCCTTTTGAAAGAGCAGACTTAGGTTCCATTTGAGCAGTGAGGCTCAAGtgttgaatatttatatatatttcttagcACTGCTTGGTTGGTCATTAACAATCATAGACTTGAGCCTGTAATTGCTggatgattttaaatatttaatcaggAGCAGGCATGTTCTAGCAGCTGTTGCCTTTTCAATAAAGTATAATATTCCTCTTTTCAAGTTgcatattttgaaagaaattatTCTTTATTGCTGTGTGACTTATTACTAAATGAACAAAAGGAACCAACAATAAATTCAGAGGCAAAACACAGGATAGATGTGCCCTCTATAAAAAAATGGACACAGTAAAGATCAGTAACACCAATGAACTAAGGCTGAAGGCACTTACTAGAGAGAAATCTTTAATTTTACTCAGTCTTAAGCGAAGCAAAATTTAGTCTAAAGTAAAATTCAGTTTTAGATTGAAGACATGCGGTTTCAATCTCAATATTGTGGCCCACAACGTCTCTGTGGTTGATGGTCTACACATGACTCAAATCAAGCTCAAACTCACTTTAAGCTAGTCTGGCTTGATAGATTTAGAACATGTTTGAGTGAGGTAGACACCCATATGAAAGAAATTAGTTGGTGTTTGTTGTAATATATACAGTTTTTATATGATGATTATGACCACTGGCAATAATATATGCCATCATATTACCTGCTATATGTTTAGTAAATATCTTTATGggatatattttaaatttaaagcaaCTCATTAGACATTTTGGGGGGTAGTGTGttatattttaaagtgttttcataGACTGCACATACATTTTATCTAAACTGAGAATAGTGTTGAATCAGCACCCATCTGAAACACTGTTAACACAACTAAACCTGACAACGGAGGGAGGCATATCGCAGGGTTATTATACTGGACTGATTAAGTACACATATGCCTTATAAACTGgtgattcattgtgtttttattggctgTCAGTGTCAATATTGACTCTTTTGACAGAGTGTAGACTAAATTATGGAGAATGGAAATAGGAGCTGAATTAAtctgtttgatttaatttattttcctaAGTTGATGGAGGGAAAATATTACAGAAATCTGAGATGtgtcatatttcatataatCTGTCTATATATGCCTATATAATGTATCTGTACAGATTTTAAAAGGGCTGCTGCTATAATTCACAATGACAAGGTCACGTTTTGACAAAAGAATGAAGGCATAACTGCATAACTTCTTTTTCTGAAACTTTAAGCTTAAAGGATCAGTGTAGTGGATTTAGTACCACCTAGTGGattagttgctgattgcaaccctttTGCCTCATTCTCTATGGCAAACTACTATGGTGGCCACATAAATGCGCTAAAACCTGAAAGGCCCAgtgtctcttttgtctgttgttaggctactgtagaaacatggcggttcaacacGATGGAT from Larimichthys crocea isolate SSNF chromosome IX, L_crocea_2.0, whole genome shotgun sequence includes the following:
- the gnaz gene encoding guanine nucleotide-binding protein G(z) subunit alpha yields the protein MGCRQSSEEKEAARRSRRIDRHLRSESQRQRREIKLLLLGTSNSGKSTIVKQMKIIHSGGFNLEACKEYKPLILYNAIDSLTRIIRALTTLKIDFHNADRAYDAVQLFALTGPAESKGEITPELLGVMKRLWADSGVQECFQRSNEYHLEDNTAYYLNDLDRISSAEYIPTVEDILRSRDMTTGIVENKFTFKELTFKMVDVGGQRSERKKWIHCFEGVTAIIFCVELSGYDLKLYEDNQTSRMAESLRLFDSICNNNWFTNTSLILFLNKKDLLAEKIKRIPLTVCFPDYKGQNTYEEAAVYVQRQFEDLNRNKETKEIYSHFTCATDTSNIQFVFDAVTDVIIQNNLKYIGLC